In one Gossypium hirsutum isolate 1008001.06 chromosome D09, Gossypium_hirsutum_v2.1, whole genome shotgun sequence genomic region, the following are encoded:
- the LOC107891201 gene encoding ubiquitin carboxyl-terminal hydrolase 8 isoform X1 gives MDDLFSSEDDDHLFDLDYNPYARKRPLSSRLDRDDYDETDEEEANRQKLYLVPYRWWKEAQRSVADEIVGILYNVLSNYDNADSEIVLDLRKEESSGTRVKMDEGVSSREYALVKEALWLRTLKWHNDSKTSEEDDRYHCVAEGQSQEVFPLQIRLSFSPGTNSLLVKISLKDNAVDFYRRACSIFNSQSELLQIWDFSGQTSQFVMNEIINLPKFSPGKQGKEVLLELHVHGFFVFTNKTDERLAEPMKTENSFGKSRVRMNMNSDNLSSQLMLTNTSLSGSGYRGIGVLGFAGLQNLGNTCFMNSAVQCLVHTTQLVDYCLGDYEKDINHENSLGMNGELSLAFGELLRKLWAPGAMPVAPRMFKFKLAKFAPQFDGYNQHDSQEFLAFLLDGLHEDLNCVKCKPYIEAKDAEGRPDEEVADEHWLNHLARNASIIVDIFQGQYRSTLVCPVCKKVSVTFDPFMYLTLPLPSTTMRTMTLTVFSTDGIMLPMPFTITVPKGGRLKDLIDSLSLACSLKDDETLLVAEIYKNQIFRLLDGPSDSVALIRDDDKLVAYRLPKVSETCPLVVFSHQQLERPYGFGAMAPNWKLFGVPLIARIENLSSGSEIHYQFLKLLRPFLMPVEDVVNDYDGDETRNTVNENSKVEGIVSPLVSYCDAGPDSGEENDVHLNADFKFYLVDKPGSSEIKMNDPVPISSLTKNLDVTVHWSDKMIEKYDTCLLSSLPEVFKPLLFAKRHEESISLYKCLEGFLQEEPLGPDDMWYCPRCKKHQQAIKKLDLWRLPEILVIHLKRFSYSRFFKNKLETYVDFPIHDLNLSNYISHIDNQLSNCYQLYAVTNHYGRMGGGHYTAFIDHGHGRWYEFDDDRVFPISEDRIKSSAAYVLFYRRVREM, from the exons atGGACGACCTATTCTCCTCCGAGGACGACGATCACCTCTTCGACCTCGATTACAACCCTTACGCTCGCAAGCGCCCTCTCTCCTCCCGCCTCGATCGCGACGATTATGATGAAACCGACGAGGAGGAGGCTAATCGCCAGAAACTCTACCTAGTTCCGTATAG ATGGTGGAAGGAGGCTCAAAGAAGCGTTGCTGATGAAATAGTAGGCATTTTGTACAATGTGTTATCCAACTATGACAATGCCGATTCTGAAATTGTACtggacttgaggaaggaagagaGTTCAGGGACTAGGGTTAAGATGGACGAAGGGGTTTCAAGCCGTGAATATGCCTTGGTTAAGGAAGCATTGTGGCTGCGTACTCTTAAATG GCACAATGACTCCAAAACATCAGAGGAAGATGATAGGTACCATTGTGTTGCCGAGGGTCAATCACAAGAAGTGTTTCCTTTGCAGATAAGGCTTTCTTTTTCACCAGGAACAAATTCATTGTTAGTAAAGATCAGTTTAAAG GACAATGCAGTCGATTTTTATAGGAGAGCTTGCAGTATTTTCAATTCCCAATCTGAGTTG TTGCAGATTTGGGACTTCTCAGGGCAGACAAGCCAGTTTGttatgaatgaaattatcaatttgccCAAATTTTCTCCTGGGAAACAGGGGAAAGAG GTACTTCTTGAATTGCATGTTCATGGGTTTTTTGTTTTTACAAACAAGACTGATGAGAGATTGGCAGAACCGATGAAGACAGAAAATAGCTTTGGCAAGAGTCGAGTAAGGATGAATATGAATAGTGACAACCTGAGCTCACAATTAATGCTAACCAACACATCACTGTCTGGTAGTGGTTATAGGGGCATTGGTGTGTTGGGCTTTGCAGGACTACAAAATCTTGGAAATACTTGTTTCATGAACAGTGCAGTACAGTGTTTGGTGCATACTACACAGCTTGTTGATTACTGCCTTGGAGACTATGAGAAAGATATAAATCATGAAAACTCTCTGGGAATGAAC GGTGAACTTTCTTTAGCATTTGGAGAGCTGTTAAGAAAGCTATGGGCTCCAGGTGCAATGCCAGTGGCTCCAAGAATGTTCAAGTTTAAACTTGCTAAGTTTGCTCCCCAATTTGATGGATATAATCAGCACGACTCACAA GAGTTTCTTGCTTTTCTGCTGGATGGCCTTCATGAAGATTTGAATTGTGTAAAATGCAAGCCATATATAGAAGCCAAGGATGCAGAGGGGCGTCCAGATGAAGAAGTGGCTGATGAACACTGGCTAAATCACTTGGCTCGCAATGCTTCCATCATAGTTGACATCTTCCAA gGTCAGTACCGGTCAACATTGGTGTGCCCTGTTTGCAAGAAGGTCTCTGTGACATTTGATCCATTTATGTACCTAACACTGCCATTACCTTCAACAACTATGCGGACGATGACTTTGACGGTTTTTAGTACTGATGGGATTATGTTGCCCATGCCATTTACCATTACTGTTCCCAAGGGTGGGAGGCTCAAGGATCTCATTGACTCGTTAAGTTTGGCATGTTCTTTAAAAGATGATGAAACCCTGCTTGTGGCTGAG ATATACAAAAATCAGATTTTTCGTTTACTGGATGGTCCATCAGACTCTGTAGCCTTGATTAGAGATGATGATAAACTTGTCGCCTATAGGTTACCAAAAGTTAGTGAGACATGCCCCTTGGTCGTGTTCTCACATCAGCAGCTGGAAAG GCCTTATGGTTTTGGTGCGATGGCACCAAACTGGAAGTTATTCGGTGTTCCTCTTATAGCAAGGATAGAAAATCTTTCAAGTGGATCTGAGATCCATTACCAGTTTCTAAAATTACTTCGCCCATTTCTAATGCCAGTTGAAGATGTGGTAAATGATTATGATGGTGATGAGACAAGGAATACTGTTAACGAGAATTCTAAGGTGGAGGGTATTGTTAGCCCTTTAGTTTCATATTGTGATGCAGGTCCAGACAGTGGAGAAGAGAATGATGTTCATCTGAATGCTGACTTCAAATTCTACCTGGTTGATAAGCCAGGGTCATCAGAGATAAAGATGAATGACCCTGTACCAATCTCAAGTTTAACCAAGAATTTGGATGTGACTGTTCACTGGTCAGATAAGATGATTGAAAAGTATGATACATGCCTTCTCAGCTCATTGCCTGAGGTTTTCAAGCCTCTGTTGTTTGCAAAAAGGCATGAAGAATCCATTTCCTTGTATAAATGTCTGGAAGGTTTCTTGCAAGAAGAACCTTTAGGACCAGATGATATGTG GTACTGCCCCAGGTGCAAGAAGCATCAGCAAGCCATCAAAAAGTTAGATCTTTGGAGATTACCCGAGATTTTAGTAATTCATTTGAAGAGATTCTCATATAGCcgtttttttaagaacaagctAGAAACATATGTGGACTTTCCAATTCATGATCTCAATCTCTCCAATTACATTTCCCATATTGATAACCAATTGTCCAATTGTTATCAATTATATGCAGTAACTAATCACTATGGACGCATGGGAGGCGGTCATTATACTGCTTTCATTGAT CACGGGCACGGTAGATGGTACGAGTTTGACGACGACAGAGTTTTCCCCATCAGTGAAGACAGAATTAAATCATCTGCTGCATATGTCCTTTTCTATAGAAGAGTCCGGGAGATGTAA
- the LOC107891201 gene encoding ubiquitin carboxyl-terminal hydrolase 8 isoform X2, producing MVRHNDSKTSEEDDRYHCVAEGQSQEVFPLQIRLSFSPGTNSLLVKISLKDNAVDFYRRACSIFNSQSELLQIWDFSGQTSQFVMNEIINLPKFSPGKQGKEVLLELHVHGFFVFTNKTDERLAEPMKTENSFGKSRVRMNMNSDNLSSQLMLTNTSLSGSGYRGIGVLGFAGLQNLGNTCFMNSAVQCLVHTTQLVDYCLGDYEKDINHENSLGMNGELSLAFGELLRKLWAPGAMPVAPRMFKFKLAKFAPQFDGYNQHDSQEFLAFLLDGLHEDLNCVKCKPYIEAKDAEGRPDEEVADEHWLNHLARNASIIVDIFQGQYRSTLVCPVCKKVSVTFDPFMYLTLPLPSTTMRTMTLTVFSTDGIMLPMPFTITVPKGGRLKDLIDSLSLACSLKDDETLLVAEIYKNQIFRLLDGPSDSVALIRDDDKLVAYRLPKVSETCPLVVFSHQQLERPYGFGAMAPNWKLFGVPLIARIENLSSGSEIHYQFLKLLRPFLMPVEDVVNDYDGDETRNTVNENSKVEGIVSPLVSYCDAGPDSGEENDVHLNADFKFYLVDKPGSSEIKMNDPVPISSLTKNLDVTVHWSDKMIEKYDTCLLSSLPEVFKPLLFAKRHEESISLYKCLEGFLQEEPLGPDDMWYCPRCKKHQQAIKKLDLWRLPEILVIHLKRFSYSRFFKNKLETYVDFPIHDLNLSNYISHIDNQLSNCYQLYAVTNHYGRMGGGHYTAFIDHGHGRWYEFDDDRVFPISEDRIKSSAAYVLFYRRVREM from the exons ATGGTGAG GCACAATGACTCCAAAACATCAGAGGAAGATGATAGGTACCATTGTGTTGCCGAGGGTCAATCACAAGAAGTGTTTCCTTTGCAGATAAGGCTTTCTTTTTCACCAGGAACAAATTCATTGTTAGTAAAGATCAGTTTAAAG GACAATGCAGTCGATTTTTATAGGAGAGCTTGCAGTATTTTCAATTCCCAATCTGAGTTG TTGCAGATTTGGGACTTCTCAGGGCAGACAAGCCAGTTTGttatgaatgaaattatcaatttgccCAAATTTTCTCCTGGGAAACAGGGGAAAGAG GTACTTCTTGAATTGCATGTTCATGGGTTTTTTGTTTTTACAAACAAGACTGATGAGAGATTGGCAGAACCGATGAAGACAGAAAATAGCTTTGGCAAGAGTCGAGTAAGGATGAATATGAATAGTGACAACCTGAGCTCACAATTAATGCTAACCAACACATCACTGTCTGGTAGTGGTTATAGGGGCATTGGTGTGTTGGGCTTTGCAGGACTACAAAATCTTGGAAATACTTGTTTCATGAACAGTGCAGTACAGTGTTTGGTGCATACTACACAGCTTGTTGATTACTGCCTTGGAGACTATGAGAAAGATATAAATCATGAAAACTCTCTGGGAATGAAC GGTGAACTTTCTTTAGCATTTGGAGAGCTGTTAAGAAAGCTATGGGCTCCAGGTGCAATGCCAGTGGCTCCAAGAATGTTCAAGTTTAAACTTGCTAAGTTTGCTCCCCAATTTGATGGATATAATCAGCACGACTCACAA GAGTTTCTTGCTTTTCTGCTGGATGGCCTTCATGAAGATTTGAATTGTGTAAAATGCAAGCCATATATAGAAGCCAAGGATGCAGAGGGGCGTCCAGATGAAGAAGTGGCTGATGAACACTGGCTAAATCACTTGGCTCGCAATGCTTCCATCATAGTTGACATCTTCCAA gGTCAGTACCGGTCAACATTGGTGTGCCCTGTTTGCAAGAAGGTCTCTGTGACATTTGATCCATTTATGTACCTAACACTGCCATTACCTTCAACAACTATGCGGACGATGACTTTGACGGTTTTTAGTACTGATGGGATTATGTTGCCCATGCCATTTACCATTACTGTTCCCAAGGGTGGGAGGCTCAAGGATCTCATTGACTCGTTAAGTTTGGCATGTTCTTTAAAAGATGATGAAACCCTGCTTGTGGCTGAG ATATACAAAAATCAGATTTTTCGTTTACTGGATGGTCCATCAGACTCTGTAGCCTTGATTAGAGATGATGATAAACTTGTCGCCTATAGGTTACCAAAAGTTAGTGAGACATGCCCCTTGGTCGTGTTCTCACATCAGCAGCTGGAAAG GCCTTATGGTTTTGGTGCGATGGCACCAAACTGGAAGTTATTCGGTGTTCCTCTTATAGCAAGGATAGAAAATCTTTCAAGTGGATCTGAGATCCATTACCAGTTTCTAAAATTACTTCGCCCATTTCTAATGCCAGTTGAAGATGTGGTAAATGATTATGATGGTGATGAGACAAGGAATACTGTTAACGAGAATTCTAAGGTGGAGGGTATTGTTAGCCCTTTAGTTTCATATTGTGATGCAGGTCCAGACAGTGGAGAAGAGAATGATGTTCATCTGAATGCTGACTTCAAATTCTACCTGGTTGATAAGCCAGGGTCATCAGAGATAAAGATGAATGACCCTGTACCAATCTCAAGTTTAACCAAGAATTTGGATGTGACTGTTCACTGGTCAGATAAGATGATTGAAAAGTATGATACATGCCTTCTCAGCTCATTGCCTGAGGTTTTCAAGCCTCTGTTGTTTGCAAAAAGGCATGAAGAATCCATTTCCTTGTATAAATGTCTGGAAGGTTTCTTGCAAGAAGAACCTTTAGGACCAGATGATATGTG GTACTGCCCCAGGTGCAAGAAGCATCAGCAAGCCATCAAAAAGTTAGATCTTTGGAGATTACCCGAGATTTTAGTAATTCATTTGAAGAGATTCTCATATAGCcgtttttttaagaacaagctAGAAACATATGTGGACTTTCCAATTCATGATCTCAATCTCTCCAATTACATTTCCCATATTGATAACCAATTGTCCAATTGTTATCAATTATATGCAGTAACTAATCACTATGGACGCATGGGAGGCGGTCATTATACTGCTTTCATTGAT CACGGGCACGGTAGATGGTACGAGTTTGACGACGACAGAGTTTTCCCCATCAGTGAAGACAGAATTAAATCATCTGCTGCATATGTCCTTTTCTATAGAAGAGTCCGGGAGATGTAA